A region of Lacinutrix sp. Hel_I_90 DNA encodes the following proteins:
- a CDS encoding cupin domain-containing protein — translation MNTINNEINMDVTADFKSSKLLDINAKEVILINLKKNAIFPEHTSPRDATLLILEGKIIFHINNSEFNLEKHQTFNFPKNEKHWVAATKNSKFLIIR, via the coding sequence ATGAATACCATTAACAATGAAATAAATATGGATGTCACAGCAGACTTTAAGTCTTCTAAATTATTAGATATCAATGCTAAAGAAGTCATTTTAATAAACCTGAAAAAGAATGCCATTTTTCCAGAACACACCTCTCCTAGAGATGCTACATTACTAATATTGGAAGGAAAGATAATATTCCACATCAATAATTCTGAATTTAATTTAGAAAAGCACCAAACTTTTAACTTTCCTAAAAATGAAAAACATTGGGTTGCTGCTACAAAAAATTCTAAATTTTTAATTATTAGATAG
- a CDS encoding nitrous oxide reductase accessory protein NosL → MHTLKHFIIAALLISVSCTVSPKAIDYGSDGCHFCSMTIVDKVHAAEIVTKKGKTYKFDATECMVAFLNEFDASTIKLYLSNDYNVPESLIDATQSTFLITESIPSPMGAYLSAFKTKEEAVSMQSHKGGKLYTWKELVNHLNQ, encoded by the coding sequence ATGCATACACTAAAACACTTCATAATAGCAGCATTGCTAATATCAGTTAGCTGTACCGTATCTCCAAAAGCTATAGATTATGGTAGCGATGGTTGTCATTTTTGTAGCATGACCATTGTCGACAAAGTTCACGCTGCAGAAATAGTGACTAAAAAAGGCAAAACATACAAGTTTGATGCTACAGAATGTATGGTGGCCTTTTTAAATGAGTTTGATGCGTCAACAATCAAATTGTATTTATCTAATGATTACAACGTTCCAGAATCTTTAATAGATGCAACACAATCTACCTTTTTAATTACTGAAAGCATCCCGAGTCCTATGGGTGCCTATTTGTCCGCTTTTAAAACTAAAGAAGAAGCTGTTTCCATGCAATCCCATAAAGGAGGCAAATTATATACCTGGAAAGAATTAGTAAACCACTTAAATCAATAG
- the nosZ gene encoding Sec-dependent nitrous-oxide reductase — MKNIIQSTITLLSVLLVFTSCNKATNSNSNSGALASNAAEKVYVAPGEHDEFYAFISGGYSGNLTVYGLPSGRMFKEIPVFSQFPTSGYGYSEETKPMLNTSHGFIPWGDSHHPDISQTNGEIDGRFIFINENNTPRIAKIDLKTFETTEIIEVPNSAGNHSSSFVTENTEYVVAGTRFSVPIPQRDMPINEYKGNFQGALSFISVAPDTGNMAIKFQILMPGFDYDLSHPGRGKSHGWFFFTTYNTEEASTLLEVNASQNDKDFIAAINWKKIEAYVNDGGGTMMPADYAHNVYDESTHTATSTMKKEVRVVNPAEVPGAIYFLPTPKSPHGCDVDPSGEYIVGNGKLSANLTVHSFTKMLDAIENKKFTGEAYGIPILNFEDVLAGIVDQAGLGPLHTEFDGKGNAYTSFFISSEVVKWKLDTWEVIDRQPTYYSVGHLTIPGGNSRKPQGKYMFAMNKITKDRYLPTGPELEHSAQLYDISGDKMELLLDFPTHGEPHYAAAMRADLIKERSQKIYDLKDNMHPYAAKTDGDTKVERKGKEVHVYMTTIRSHFSPDNIEGIKIGDKVYFHVTNLEQDFDVPHGFAVLGQNTSEILIMPGQTKTSVWEPKKIGVWPFYCTDFCSALHQEMQGYIRVSPADSSTPIKWSLGEDIE, encoded by the coding sequence ATGAAGAATATAATACAATCTACTATAACACTTTTAAGTGTTTTACTAGTATTTACAAGTTGTAATAAAGCTACTAACTCTAATAGTAATTCTGGTGCCTTAGCAAGTAATGCCGCAGAAAAAGTATACGTCGCTCCAGGAGAACATGATGAATTCTATGCTTTTATTTCTGGCGGATATAGTGGTAACTTAACCGTTTATGGCCTACCATCAGGAAGAATGTTTAAAGAAATTCCTGTATTTTCACAATTCCCAACCTCTGGATATGGCTATTCTGAAGAAACAAAACCCATGCTTAATACCTCTCATGGATTTATTCCTTGGGGAGATTCTCACCATCCAGACATTTCACAAACTAACGGAGAAATTGATGGTCGTTTCATTTTTATAAATGAAAATAATACCCCGAGAATTGCAAAAATTGACTTAAAGACCTTTGAAACTACTGAAATCATCGAAGTTCCAAATAGTGCTGGTAACCACAGCTCTTCTTTTGTAACGGAAAACACAGAATATGTCGTGGCAGGTACCCGTTTTTCTGTACCTATTCCGCAACGTGACATGCCAATTAATGAATATAAGGGTAATTTTCAAGGCGCTTTATCATTTATAAGCGTTGCACCAGATACTGGAAATATGGCGATAAAATTCCAAATCCTTATGCCTGGTTTTGATTATGATTTATCACATCCTGGACGGGGAAAGTCTCATGGCTGGTTCTTCTTTACCACTTATAACACAGAAGAAGCAAGTACCTTATTGGAGGTTAATGCCTCTCAAAACGATAAAGATTTTATTGCTGCTATTAATTGGAAAAAAATTGAAGCGTATGTAAATGATGGTGGCGGCACAATGATGCCTGCAGATTATGCGCATAATGTATACGATGAAAGTACACACACAGCAACATCTACTATGAAAAAAGAAGTGCGTGTCGTTAATCCGGCTGAAGTTCCTGGTGCTATTTATTTCTTACCAACACCAAAGTCACCGCATGGTTGTGATGTTGATCCCTCCGGAGAATATATTGTTGGTAACGGAAAACTATCTGCCAATTTAACGGTACATTCATTTACAAAAATGTTGGATGCCATTGAGAACAAAAAATTTACGGGTGAAGCGTATGGCATTCCAATTTTAAATTTTGAAGACGTATTAGCTGGTATTGTAGATCAAGCAGGATTAGGCCCATTACACACAGAATTTGATGGTAAAGGTAATGCCTATACGTCGTTCTTTATTTCTTCTGAGGTTGTAAAATGGAAGTTAGACACTTGGGAAGTAATAGACAGACAGCCTACATATTACTCTGTTGGTCATTTAACAATTCCTGGAGGAAACTCTAGAAAGCCACAAGGTAAATATATGTTTGCGATGAACAAGATTACTAAAGATCGTTATTTACCAACTGGTCCAGAGTTAGAACATAGTGCACAACTCTATGACATTTCGGGCGATAAAATGGAGCTTCTACTCGACTTTCCAACGCATGGAGAACCACATTATGCCGCAGCAATGCGCGCTGATCTTATTAAAGAACGGTCCCAAAAAATCTATGATTTAAAAGACAATATGCACCCTTATGCTGCTAAAACTGATGGAGACACAAAAGTGGAGAGAAAAGGGAAAGAAGTACATGTTTACATGACGACTATTAGAAGTCACTTCTCACCAGATAATATTGAAGGCATCAAGATTGGAGATAAAGTATACTTCCACGTGACGAACTTAGAACAAGATTTTGATGTGCCGCATGGCTTTGCTGTACTAGGTCAAAACACGTCAGAAATATTAATTATGCCCGGACAAACTAAAACCTCGGTTTGGGAGCCAAAAAAAATTGGTGTATGGCCCTTTTATTGTACAGATTTTTGCTCTGCATTACACCAAGAAATGCAAGGTTATATAAGAGTATCGCCAGCAGATTCTAGCACACCTATTAAATGGTCTCTTGGAGAGGATATAGAATAA
- a CDS encoding fasciclin domain-containing protein, translating to MKPIKTLFFTFTCICLIYACKNENEENTTNTEVSKTESASETKTGQAFIKDDVGKPTVLSIAIGSKDHSTLVAAVQAAELENVLVNAGPLMVFAPTNEAFDALPKGTVENLLKPENKEVLANILKYHVTPGNYSKDFLKKFKKLGQANNDYVKVEVVNGEPLIGGAKILASIPAGNGIVHVIDKVLLPPTEE from the coding sequence ATGAAACCAATCAAAACTCTATTTTTCACTTTTACATGTATCTGTTTAATTTACGCCTGTAAAAATGAAAACGAAGAAAACACAACAAACACTGAAGTCTCAAAAACTGAAAGCGCATCTGAAACAAAAACAGGACAAGCGTTTATTAAAGATGATGTTGGTAAGCCAACCGTTTTAAGTATCGCTATTGGTTCAAAGGACCATAGCACTTTAGTGGCTGCTGTTCAAGCTGCTGAGTTAGAGAATGTATTAGTAAATGCTGGACCATTAATGGTATTTGCGCCTACAAATGAGGCTTTTGATGCCTTACCTAAAGGGACTGTCGAAAATCTATTAAAGCCAGAAAATAAAGAAGTTTTGGCTAATATTTTAAAGTATCATGTAACTCCTGGTAATTACAGCAAAGACTTTCTTAAAAAGTTTAAAAAATTAGGACAAGCCAATAATGATTATGTAAAAGTTGAAGTTGTTAATGGAGAACCTTTAATAGGTGGTGCAAAGATTCTAGCTAGTATTCCAGCTGGAAACGGTATTGTACATGTGATTGACAAAGTTTTATTACCACCAACTGAAGAATAA
- a CDS encoding cytochrome c produces the protein MKTTLKLLTVVFTIALISCGGKEEKKKETFTFKKKTTTEQSATPKAENSPASKRVDLTTKGVGPIKSISLNDEIDQKMVTHGANVFKNMCTACHRPNKKFIGPPPSGILERRTPEWVMNMILNPEVMVKEDPLAKELLIEFNGSPMANQNLSEEEARAVLEYFRTLN, from the coding sequence ATGAAGACAACACTAAAATTACTGACCGTTGTATTTACTATTGCACTTATTAGTTGTGGAGGCAAAGAAGAAAAAAAGAAAGAAACATTTACGTTCAAAAAAAAGACAACAACAGAGCAATCTGCAACACCTAAAGCAGAAAATAGTCCGGCATCTAAAAGAGTGGATTTAACGACTAAAGGTGTTGGTCCTATAAAGTCTATAAGCTTAAATGATGAAATAGACCAAAAAATGGTTACTCATGGCGCCAATGTATTTAAAAACATGTGTACCGCTTGTCACAGACCAAATAAAAAGTTTATTGGTCCTCCACCATCGGGTATTTTAGAACGACGTACACCAGAATGGGTTATGAATATGATATTAAACCCAGAGGTTATGGTTAAAGAAGATCCTTTGGCCAAAGAATTGTTAATCGAATTTAATGGTTCACCTATGGCCAATCAAAACTTGTCTGAAGAAGAGGCCAGAGCCGTTTTAGAATACTTCCGAACCTTAAATTAA
- a CDS encoding Rrf2 family transcriptional regulator codes for MFSKSVKYALKAVLFLAVNSNEKKKVMVKDLAKPINVPQAYIAKVLQELSKQKIISSTRGPNGGFYLDKNNREQSILSIIYAIEGEQKMTNCLLNLKECNAAKPCPLHHLANPSREALINNLKNKTIRDLASDIKSRIAFLPI; via the coding sequence ATGTTCTCAAAATCAGTTAAATATGCACTAAAAGCGGTGTTGTTTTTGGCAGTAAATTCTAATGAAAAGAAAAAGGTTATGGTGAAGGATCTTGCCAAACCTATTAATGTACCACAAGCCTATATAGCTAAAGTACTGCAGGAGCTTTCGAAGCAGAAAATAATCTCTTCAACTAGAGGTCCAAATGGCGGATTTTATTTAGATAAAAACAATAGAGAACAATCTATTCTGTCTATTATTTACGCTATAGAAGGAGAGCAAAAAATGACGAATTGTTTGTTGAATTTAAAAGAGTGTAATGCAGCGAAACCTTGTCCTTTGCATCATTTAGCAAACCCTAGTAGAGAAGCATTAATTAATAATTTAAAAAATAAAACGATAAGAGATCTTGCAAGTGATATAAAAAGCCGCATCGCATTTTTACCCATTTAA
- a CDS encoding universal stress protein, producing the protein MKKIIVPIDFSKQSEYALETAARLAKKHNAEILALHMLEISETILTKGSNELQSETLFFMKLAEKKFNEFMTKNYLTGIKITPIIKHFKVFSEVNDVAKEHNADLIIMGSHGASGIKEAFVGSNTEKVVRHSDVPVLVIKKAPVSVDFDTVVFACDFTEEAIKPYQKAATLFKSLGSKIHLVYVNLPNENFMSTTKMKSQVFNFLEKADGHLDHLKQVNYVNDYTVEKGILNFANDSNADLIAIATHGRTGISHFFTGSISEDLANHAQKPVMTFKI; encoded by the coding sequence ATGAAAAAAATTATCGTGCCTATAGACTTCTCTAAACAGTCTGAATATGCTTTAGAAACAGCTGCTAGATTGGCAAAGAAACACAATGCTGAAATTTTAGCACTACATATGTTAGAAATCTCTGAAACTATTTTAACAAAAGGGAGCAACGAATTACAGTCTGAAACCCTCTTTTTTATGAAGCTTGCTGAAAAAAAGTTTAATGAGTTTATGACTAAAAACTATTTAACAGGGATTAAAATAACACCTATAATAAAACATTTTAAAGTGTTTTCTGAAGTTAATGATGTCGCAAAGGAGCACAATGCAGACTTAATAATTATGGGGTCTCATGGCGCAAGTGGCATCAAAGAAGCTTTTGTAGGCTCAAATACCGAAAAAGTAGTTAGACATTCAGACGTACCTGTATTAGTGATTAAAAAAGCGCCTGTTTCTGTAGATTTCGATACGGTTGTTTTTGCCTGTGATTTTACCGAAGAAGCTATTAAACCTTACCAAAAGGCCGCCACTTTATTTAAATCTTTAGGATCTAAAATCCATTTAGTATACGTGAATTTACCAAATGAAAATTTCATGAGTACTACCAAAATGAAATCACAAGTTTTTAATTTTTTAGAAAAGGCAGATGGTCATTTAGACCATTTAAAACAGGTTAATTATGTCAATGATTATACCGTTGAAAAAGGTATTTTAAATTTTGCAAATGATAGTAACGCAGATTTAATTGCTATCGCTACTCACGGAAGAACAGGAATTTCTCACTTCTTTACAGGTAGTATTTCTGAAGATTTAGCAAATCATGCACAGAAACCTGTAATGACTTTTAAAATATAA
- the hemN gene encoding oxygen-independent coproporphyrinogen III oxidase — translation MCHSLVNKYNIAGPRYTSYPTVPYWNMDTFSLKKWKSSLIHAFNESNRNEGISLYIHLPFCESLCTFCGCNKRITKRHEVELPYINAVIKEWHLYCNLFSIKPKIKELHLGGGTPTFFSPENLDYLINEILKQATLAEDYEFSFEGHPNNTSETHLQTLYNLGFRRVSFGVQDYNETVQKAIHRVQPFENVKKVTEMARQIGFTSIGHDIIFGLPFQTEAHVEDTIEKTKTLGPDRIAFYSYAHVPWIKGNGQRGYNDNDLPTAVTKRKQYETGKKQLSDAGYIEIGMDHFSLKTDTLYQAMENGTLHRNFMGYTASKTQAMIGLGVSAISDSWYGFTQNTKGIEDYYHLIEAQILPIFRGHILNDEDLIIRQHILNLMCQFETSWNDNRVVFKELPDTLIRLKEMETDGLIEIQAKSITVTEKGKPFIRNICMAFDVLLQRKKPETQLFSMTV, via the coding sequence ATGTGTCATTCTTTAGTAAACAAATATAATATTGCTGGTCCTCGATATACCAGTTATCCTACAGTTCCCTATTGGAATATGGATACATTTTCTTTAAAGAAATGGAAATCGTCTTTAATACACGCTTTTAACGAAAGTAATAGAAATGAAGGGATTAGCCTATACATTCATTTGCCTTTTTGTGAGAGTCTATGTACGTTTTGTGGTTGTAACAAACGCATTACTAAAAGACATGAAGTAGAACTTCCCTATATAAATGCTGTGATTAAAGAGTGGCATTTATATTGTAATTTATTCAGTATAAAACCAAAAATTAAAGAGCTGCATCTTGGTGGCGGTACACCAACTTTCTTTAGTCCAGAAAACTTAGACTATCTCATAAATGAAATTCTTAAGCAAGCGACTTTAGCTGAAGACTATGAGTTTAGTTTTGAAGGGCATCCAAACAATACCTCAGAAACGCATTTACAAACGCTTTATAATTTAGGCTTTAGGCGGGTAAGTTTTGGTGTGCAAGACTATAATGAAACTGTTCAAAAAGCAATACATAGGGTTCAACCTTTTGAAAATGTAAAAAAAGTGACTGAAATGGCCAGGCAGATTGGCTTTACCTCTATTGGCCACGATATCATTTTCGGACTGCCATTTCAAACAGAAGCACATGTTGAAGATACTATAGAAAAAACAAAAACCTTAGGTCCCGATCGTATTGCATTTTATAGCTATGCTCACGTACCATGGATAAAAGGCAACGGTCAACGCGGCTATAATGATAACGATTTGCCCACTGCTGTTACCAAACGTAAACAATACGAAACAGGTAAAAAACAACTTTCAGATGCTGGCTATATAGAAATAGGAATGGATCATTTTTCACTAAAAACAGATACGCTATACCAAGCTATGGAAAACGGTACACTACATAGAAACTTCATGGGATATACCGCCTCAAAAACACAAGCCATGATTGGCTTAGGCGTCTCAGCAATAAGTGATAGCTGGTATGGCTTTACACAAAACACAAAAGGTATTGAAGACTATTATCATTTAATCGAAGCTCAAATTTTACCCATTTTTAGAGGTCATATTTTAAACGATGAAGATCTTATTATAAGACAGCATATTCTTAATCTTATGTGTCAATTTGAAACGTCATGGAATGATAACAGAGTCGTTTTTAAGGAATTACCTGACACTCTGATAAGACTTAAAGAAATGGAAACAGATGGACTTATAGAAATACAAGCAAAATCAATTACCGTTACTGAAAAAGGCAAACCATTTATAAGAAACATATGCATGGCTTTTGATGTATTACTACAAAGAAAAAAACCCGAAACGCAACTGTTCTCAATGACAGTTTAA
- a CDS encoding universal stress protein yields the protein MKNILLPTDFSDNSWNAIKYALQLFKDETCNFCLLNTYTPIFYHTEQALVVAPAMNLESIVRENSENRLKEMIHRMEKEFGNPNHSYSSIAAFNTLISEIDELYRSNVMELIVMGTKGASGLKEVLFGTNTVHTIKNTKCPVLAIPDTFEYEAPHEILFPSDYEVSFTEEQVKPVIDIAKNKHARVTVLHVSYGQDLTEKQEENKNTLASYFKPISSVFHDVNNQDVSTAISNFQIKARINFLVMINNKHSFFENVFFKAKVNQIGFHLNIPFLVIPSKNN from the coding sequence ATGAAAAACATACTTTTACCAACAGATTTCTCAGATAATTCATGGAATGCCATTAAATATGCTTTACAACTGTTTAAAGATGAAACCTGTAATTTTTGCTTATTAAACACTTATACGCCTATTTTTTATCATACGGAGCAGGCATTAGTTGTCGCGCCAGCAATGAATTTAGAAAGTATTGTTAGAGAAAATTCTGAAAATAGACTAAAGGAAATGATTCATCGTATGGAAAAAGAATTTGGTAATCCAAACCACAGCTATTCCAGTATTGCTGCATTTAATACTTTAATTAGTGAAATAGATGAGCTTTATAGATCAAATGTCATGGAGCTTATCGTTATGGGAACTAAAGGTGCTTCTGGTTTAAAAGAAGTATTATTTGGTACCAATACAGTACACACTATTAAAAATACAAAATGTCCTGTTTTAGCCATTCCAGATACGTTTGAATATGAAGCGCCTCATGAAATTTTATTTCCCTCAGACTATGAAGTGTCTTTTACAGAAGAACAAGTAAAACCTGTTATAGACATTGCTAAAAATAAGCACGCTAGAGTAACTGTTTTACATGTTTCTTATGGTCAGGATCTTACTGAAAAACAAGAAGAAAACAAGAACACCTTAGCCTCTTATTTTAAACCTATTTCTAGTGTTTTTCATGACGTTAACAACCAGGATGTTTCTACTGCTATTTCAAATTTTCAAATAAAAGCACGTATAAATTTTTTGGTCATGATTAATAACAAACACTCCTTTTTTGAAAACGTTTTTTTTAAAGCAAAAGTGAATCAAATAGGTTTCCATTTAAATATTCCTTTTTTAGTAATTCCTTCAAAAAACAATTGA
- a CDS encoding universal stress protein, with protein MKNILIPTDFSDNAMNALKYALELFKYERAEFYFLHAYEDEIYSDASLLNSGSFEDVVNRVKERSQDYLKSFLEAAKTIAPNPKYTYHTVCAYNSLIDEADKIVTAKNIDLIIMGTRGKSNAKEITFGSHTLQVLKYVQCPVLAIPEHYQYKQPKHIVFTTNFMIPYKRRELKLISEIATPYRAVIDLLYVSKNDKLSRRQEDNKAFIIGELPKTKVNFIVVDNKNMTNAIYIHMKENDTDLLVMVNTRRSFLENLLFASAVDKMTLHIDVPFLALQNMRRDY; from the coding sequence ATGAAAAATATATTAATTCCAACCGATTTTTCAGATAATGCTATGAACGCATTAAAATATGCTCTCGAGTTATTTAAATATGAACGTGCCGAATTTTATTTTTTACATGCTTACGAAGATGAAATTTACAGTGATGCCAGTTTACTCAACAGTGGCAGCTTTGAAGACGTTGTAAATCGCGTTAAAGAACGCTCTCAAGATTATTTAAAATCATTCTTAGAAGCGGCAAAGACTATTGCCCCTAACCCAAAGTACACCTACCATACTGTTTGTGCGTATAATTCGCTTATTGATGAGGCTGACAAAATAGTCACAGCTAAAAATATAGACCTTATCATCATGGGAACAAGAGGTAAAAGTAATGCTAAGGAGATTACTTTTGGAAGCCATACATTACAAGTTCTAAAATATGTACAATGTCCAGTTTTAGCAATCCCAGAGCACTACCAATATAAACAACCTAAGCACATCGTTTTTACTACTAATTTCATGATTCCATACAAAAGAAGAGAACTCAAATTAATTAGTGAAATAGCCACGCCTTATCGTGCAGTTATCGATTTGTTATACGTCTCAAAGAACGACAAACTTTCCAGACGTCAAGAGGACAATAAAGCTTTTATAATAGGAGAACTACCCAAGACTAAAGTCAATTTTATAGTCGTGGATAATAAAAATATGACTAATGCTATCTATATCCATATGAAAGAAAATGACACCGATTTATTGGTCATGGTTAATACCAGACGTTCCTTTTTAGAAAATCTTTTATTCGCGTCTGCAGTAGATAAAATGACCTTACATATAGATGTCCCTTTTTTAGCCTTACAAAATATGAGACGCGACTATTAA
- a CDS encoding universal stress protein — MKTILLPTDFSENSWNAIVYALNFLEKEPCTFYLLHVTRLGDVMTNELPYTNAPEVIETTYTKPAKKKLRKFLKRIAAQFPDNLNHSFYTLTDYNFFIESIRKHVEEKKVDLIVMGTKGASGIKKYIVGTNTGDIITKVHCTTLVVPENATFTALEEIAFPTDFLQFYGVKTLLPLSDILEHNTSALKILHISKKEAQLNSEQQKNKEFLADYFNGNQHSFHFLTNKKVENAVQCFVESRSIKMIAMVAKNLNYFQHLFFNSKVEEISYQTDIPFLVLHE; from the coding sequence ATGAAGACTATTCTATTACCAACAGATTTTTCTGAGAATTCTTGGAACGCTATAGTTTATGCACTTAACTTCCTGGAAAAAGAGCCTTGTACCTTTTATTTATTGCATGTCACGAGATTAGGTGACGTGATGACAAATGAATTGCCTTATACCAATGCGCCTGAGGTAATTGAAACGACCTATACTAAACCTGCAAAAAAGAAATTGCGTAAATTTTTAAAACGTATTGCTGCACAGTTTCCAGACAATTTAAACCATTCCTTTTACACACTAACAGATTATAACTTTTTTATAGAGTCGATCCGAAAGCACGTTGAAGAAAAAAAGGTAGATCTAATCGTCATGGGTACCAAAGGGGCTTCTGGAATAAAGAAATATATAGTAGGGACAAACACAGGAGATATTATAACAAAAGTGCACTGTACAACCTTGGTTGTCCCCGAAAACGCAACATTCACAGCGCTTGAAGAAATTGCCTTCCCTACTGATTTTTTACAGTTTTATGGTGTAAAAACCTTATTGCCACTTTCAGATATTTTAGAACACAATACTAGTGCTTTAAAGATACTCCATATCAGTAAAAAAGAGGCGCAACTAAATAGTGAACAACAAAAAAACAAAGAGTTTTTAGCAGATTATTTTAACGGTAATCAGCATAGTTTTCACTTTTTAACCAATAAAAAAGTTGAAAATGCAGTCCAATGTTTTGTTGAAAGCAGATCAATAAAAATGATTGCTATGGTAGCAAAAAATTTAAACTATTTTCAACATCTATTTTTTAACTCAAAAGTTGAAGAAATTAGTTATCAAACAGACATTCCATTTTTGGTGTTACACGAATAA
- a CDS encoding response regulator encodes MKNVLLIEDDAVLRENTAELLELANYKVTTAANGIIGLEMAKQHAPDIIVCDIMMPELDGYGVLNGLSKKDETKYIPFIFLSAKTERQDVRKGMDLGADDYITKPFNEDELISAIESRLAKVSILKDLRVTKTENEENRDDNELRTLSDLKNFFDDNGTLFSLSKDEIIYSEGQNSNYIYLVIKGVVKCHKLDQQGKELTTALHKEDDLFGYTSFTQNIPYQETATAIKAVELVGISKNELKQVLNSNHKLTLELIQLLTDDISGVKNQLLQMAYSSVNKKTAVTILKFAEKLNRKPEDPIKISRNDLASVAGIATETLIRTMSNFKKQGLIEVEGRNIRILDLEGLQEIS; translated from the coding sequence ATGAAGAACGTATTATTAATAGAAGATGATGCTGTATTGCGCGAAAATACCGCTGAATTATTAGAGTTAGCAAATTATAAAGTCACTACTGCAGCCAATGGTATCATTGGCTTAGAAATGGCAAAACAGCATGCACCAGATATTATTGTTTGTGATATTATGATGCCAGAACTTGACGGTTATGGCGTGCTTAATGGTTTGTCTAAAAAAGATGAGACTAAATACATCCCTTTTATTTTTTTATCTGCTAAAACTGAAAGACAAGATGTTAGAAAAGGAATGGACTTAGGTGCAGATGATTACATTACAAAACCTTTTAATGAAGACGAACTCATTAGTGCGATAGAAAGTCGCTTAGCTAAAGTTTCTATTTTAAAGGATTTAAGAGTTACGAAAACAGAAAACGAAGAAAACAGAGATGATAATGAGTTGAGAACTTTAAGTGATCTTAAAAATTTCTTTGATGATAACGGCACGCTTTTTTCCTTAAGTAAAGATGAAATAATCTACAGCGAAGGCCAAAACTCCAACTACATTTATTTAGTCATTAAAGGGGTCGTAAAATGCCACAAATTAGATCAACAAGGCAAAGAATTAACAACAGCCTTACACAAAGAAGATGATTTGTTTGGTTACACGTCTTTTACTCAAAATATTCCTTATCAGGAAACGGCAACTGCAATTAAAGCAGTAGAGTTGGTTGGTATCTCTAAAAATGAGCTAAAGCAAGTTTTAAATAGTAACCATAAACTCACTTTAGAACTTATACAACTTTTAACAGATGACATTTCTGGTGTAAAGAATCAGTTATTACAAATGGCCTATAGTTCGGTCAATAAAAAAACGGCGGTCACCATTTTAAAATTTGCCGAAAAACTAAACCGTAAACCAGAAGATCCTATTAAAATATCAAGAAACGATTTAGCCAGTGTTGCTGGTATTGCCACAGAAACATTAATTAGAACCATGTCTAATTTTAAAAAGCAAGGCCTTATTGAAGTTGAAGGCAGAAATATTAGAATTCTTGATCTTGAAGGACTTCAAGAGATTAGTTAA